The DNA region TAATAAGAAGATAGACGTTGTGTCCTGCCGTGCTATATTTGATTAAGGTTCCTCCACAACCGTATTCTAAATCATCAGGATGAGCACCAAGAGCGAGTATATTCATTTTTTACTCCTTAATATGAGATTTAAACTCTATGCTTTCTTTATTATAGCTTCTTAAAATTTTAATTGATTGAGGGCCATGATTAAAGAGAAGATCAATCGATGACATAAGAGTCAGAAACTCGCCATACAACTGTTTATATACAGGGTGTTTGAAATCTTGAAAAACAACCCTTATATTTTCTTCTTTAAACCTTTCAGTATTGAGATAATTTCGACCATGAGCGCCTGATAAATAGACATCTCCTTTTAGAGTCTTGCAGATGTCAATTAGTCGTTCTGTGGGTTCTTCGCTGAGCTCAAAATCTGATGCTAATACAAGCTCTGTTTTGATATTAAATGCCTTGATGAGATATTCAATGATATGAAGATTAAGGGAAGAGAGATATTCCCATTTTCGAGAATAGACATCTTCAAAAAAGGGGAGATGTTTTTTAAAGTAATCAGACTTTGAATAATTGGTTATTAAGGCATGAAGGTGTTTTTTCCCCCAGTTTGTCTTATTATCTATCCTTACATTATTAATCTTTTCTGGATGGCTGTAGGATACGGGTACGGTTATCCACTGAGAACCGCTTACAGTTTTTATCTTGTTTCTATTTACCCATTCATTCTTTTTATATTGGACATTATCAAGCAGGATAAAGATATTTGCCTTATCGATCTTATCCAAATAACCGAGCCATGGGAGATGTTGGGGCTGGTGAATAGCTATTATCATTGATTGAATACCTTCTTTCTTTTTTCTTCTTTTTCCATCTGTTTATATTTTTTATAGTCTTTTTTGAGTTCTTTATATTGAGATGAGTTTTTTGAGGAGGTTCTATTAATCAGTTTACCAGCATAAAAAAAGAAAAAAGCAAAAATTAAACAGACGATAAATAAAACAAAAAAGGTTTTGATTGATTTTTTTACTCTACGCAAACTTGCCATATTTATTCTGTGGATGAATAAAATTAAACAAATATTGGATTTGTTATAATCTGAGTATAAAGATCTCCTGAAATCTCTAAGTTATTGGTAACTAATTGTTATCATTGATCTAATACCCTTTTTTTTCAACCATTCATACCTTTCAGTATCTTTAGGCTCGTAGTAATCCGTGGAATATTTGTGAAAATTTTCAATTAAGTAGGTTATATAAAAAATGAGAAAGGCAAAAATCAGGCAAATGATAAGTAAAAGAAAAAAGTTTTTGATTGATTTTTTTATCATATGCCGATTTATAATATTATTCTGTGGCTGAATAAAATTTAACAAATATTGGATTTGTTATAATCCGAGAGTGATCATCTCCTGAGATCTCTAAACGGTAATAGACCTTTTCCCCTTCTTTGAAATAATCATCTTGATAAGTGATATTGAGGGGACTTTGTCCCTTAAAAGTCGATATGATATTTCCAGACCTGATAAGATTTACGCTAATTTCTTGATCATTTTTTTTCAAGGTCACTACACTTATCTTTATTAGTGGAGAAACTTTTAGACTGATCTCTTCCCCCATGATTCCATATATTTCTGTTTTTGGGTCTGAAACAGAAAATAGGTTTAAAGATAGACCTATTTTGTTATTTAAAATACGGGTATAAGTCCTTCCTCTTTTTAGTGCCGCAAGAAGAGATATTTTATCTCTTTTTTCAAGGAGGAAGACTGTTTGTACCGTATCAATCTTTTCAAGAGAGCTTCCGTTTAGATGGAATCCTCCAATCTGCCAGATGGGACTTTTTCTTTGGTTAGAACAGTATTCCAAAAGGATTTTATCCCACTCATTTCCCGTTTTAGTCAGTTCATACTTATCCGGTGTTATTAAAAATCCTGTATAGTTTTTCGACAGAATAAGATCTCTTGGTTTGAAACCGTCTTTTATGATTATGGGGCCAATTTTTTTATCTATTTTATTATCTTTATGCTGTGACCAA from Nitrospinota bacterium includes:
- a CDS encoding WbqC family protein, whose product is MIIAIHQPQHLPWLGYLDKIDKANIFILLDNVQYKKNEWVNRNKIKTVSGSQWITVPVSYSHPEKINNVRIDNKTNWGKKHLHALITNYSKSDYFKKHLPFFEDVYSRKWEYLSSLNLHIIEYLIKAFNIKTELVLASDFELSEEPTERLIDICKTLKGDVYLSGAHGRNYLNTERFKEENIRVVFQDFKHPVYKQLYGEFLTLMSSIDLLFNHGPQSIKILRSYNKESIEFKSHIKE
- a CDS encoding PIG-L family deacetylase, which gives rise to MNILALGAHPDDLEYGCGGTLIKYSTAGHNVYLLI